A part of Rhopalosiphum maidis isolate BTI-1 chromosome 3, ASM367621v3, whole genome shotgun sequence genomic DNA contains:
- the LOC113556432 gene encoding uncharacterized protein LOC113556432, which produces MEIDDEDVIIGGTELQKYLTAVGYSEFEVSEQKCIEKFCPIEAQKCSRKKMRSTQNHKDFELCVTLIKIIIESQLIFKEDTLFIKEFIPLEHIKYPLFLTKQKSLTLLVLSIFCGIMNMFFSKYWDVWTTVGLLIFWFGCVFMDVIYNLKQNRTIKNTLTKTIQSMEKLSLLIQKSTHFLQECNNLHKSYYDTYASKNPNAFNYLLMPEFKSLLITVLQELINNLVNNVSEVHTFFPLKDSVSNIVYLYRTDCKIDLNNTSFENINKAKYTYFLLQSEFLKQSALCLCPALWTPYSSFHLNRLIETIGKIETVYSNLYNILYDEYNIYSMFKNNNTIEHSKQPVQNNNRNSDLKLKIYSVRHFLQNMMVHVRFMEDSIENSSACSADNINNTLNVLVKESNVFNELISSLQIYILKTNNDQTDKTILINDSIGVSDHIDTETNEPSKEICEDELFFGVSEEPTEKKENTFCDEIVFDKSNNHNLMLELKVALKDKQEEWKQRECKLLEKHPQLNYFSDDEECNEKHVQYINKVRKVAVDLPPNESFPMQLPDKSFASEIAMIACKRNTAIECFGDDSDSNISMDSNDS; this is translated from the exons ATGGAAATCGATGATGAAGATGTTATCATAGGC ggcACAGAATTGCAAAAGTACTTAACTGCTGTCGGATACTCTGAATTTGAAGTTTctgaacaaaaatgtattgaaaagtTTTGTCCGATTGAA gcacaaaaatgttcaagaaaaaaaatgagatcGACCCAAAATCACAAG gATTTTGAATTGTGTGTAACATTAATCAAGATAATCATAGAAAGTCAACTTATTTTCAAAGAAGATACTTTATTTATCAAGGAATTTATTCCATTAGAACACATTAAATATCCTCTATTtcttacaaaacaaaaaag TTTAACTCTCCTTGTTTTAAGCATATTCTGTGGTAttatgaatatgtttttttcaaaatactggGATGTATGGACAACAGttggtttattaattttttggtttGGATGTGTGTTCATGgatgtaatatataacttgaaacaaaatagaacaataaaaaatactttaacgaAAACCATTCAATCTATGGAAAAATTGTCTCTGCTGATACAAAAGTCTACTCATTTTCTTCAAGAATGTAACAATCTTCATAAAag ttattatgacACATATGCAAGTAAAAATCCTAATGCCTTCAATTACTTGTTGATGCCagaatttaaatctttactTATAACTGTGTTACAAGAGTTGATCAACAATCTTGTAAATAATGTGTCTGAAGTTCACACATTTTTCCCTCTAAAAGATTCTGTTtccaacattgtttatttatatcgcACTGACtgcaaaattgatttaaacaacacttcttttgaaaatataaat aaaGCCAAGTATACTTACTTTCTATTACAATCAGAATTCTTGAAACAGTCAGCATTGTGTTTATGCCCAGCATTATGGACTCCTTACAGTTCTTTTCACTTAAATCGTCTAATTGAAACTATTGGTAAAATTGAAACAGTGTAttcaaacttatataatattttatatgacgagtataatatctattcaatgttcaaaaataataatactatagaaCATAGTAAACAAccagttcaaaataataacagaaatTCTGATCtgaagttgaaaatatatagtgttCGACATTTCTTGCAGAACATGATGGTGCATGTAAGGTTCATGGAAGATTCAATTGAAAACTCTTCAGCATGCAGtgctgataatataaataatacattgaatgttttagtaaaagaaagcaatgtttttaatgaacTTATTTCttctttacaaatttatattctaaaaacaaataatgatcaaacagataaaactatattaattaatgattccATTGGTGTAAGTGATCATATAGATACAGAGACCAATGAACCAAGTAAAGAAATCTGTGaagatgaattattttttggtgTATCTGAAGAACCTACggaaaaaaaggaaaatacattttgtgatgaaATAGTATTTGATAAGTCtaacaatcataatttaatgttagaaTTGAAAGTTGCACTTAAAGATAAACAAGAAGAATGGAAACAACGAGAATGCAAGTTGTTAGAAAAACATCCACAGTTAAATTACTTTTCTGATGACGAAGAATGTAATGAGAAACATGtccaatacataaataaagtgCGTAAAGTAGCCGTAGATTTGCCTCCTAATGAAAGTTTTCCTATGCAATTGCCTGATAAAAGCTTTGCCAGTGAAATTGCCATGATCGCATGTAAACG